A genome region from Fusarium musae strain F31 chromosome 5, whole genome shotgun sequence includes the following:
- a CDS encoding hypothetical protein (BUSCO:EOG09260S5R): MENFLREWRQDALNKAQYESAIFIGDKLLALTNDDQDAFWLAQVHFATGNYTRAQAFLSSQDLIARNPSCRYLAGHCLIKQSRFDEALSILGDRNPTHLITNGASNKRKTQPRHGRRRDPAAEEEAANRRYEAAMCFLRGICYAKQNAFDRAKECYKDAVRIDVQCFEAFQQLMSNSLLSPDEEWQFLESLDFDSIHVSGDVSSSQQAADFTKMLYTTRLSKYRNPAAFETAYDSLSTHYHLASNPDLQLARADLLYTQCRYRDALNITNGILQEDKYNFSVYPVHLACLFELKEKNLLFLIAHDLADSHPEEPCSWLAVGIYYFSIGKIPEARRYFSKASMMDAHFGPAWIGFAHTFAAEGEHDQAISAYSTAARLFMGTHLPQVFLGMQNHALNNMTLAEEFLKTAYGLCKTDPLLLNEMGIVKYHQDKPKEAAQYFTAALKIADDMDSDPSAWLATRTNLGHAFRRLRHFNRALAEFDEVLRQGGKDAAIFSAKGLILMEQSKPDEAVVVLHEALAINPQDSIATELLNKALEETALIDGAAESEAEDLLDFERTLGQRKHDAAVKVNGSRKTPGRPEKGKGRLRRTRRMTVLEDEDGSPEKEGSMMEMSDDE; encoded by the exons ATGGAGAATTTCTTGAGGGAATGGAGGCAAGATGCCCTCAACAAGGCGCAATATGAGTCGGCCATATTTATCGGCGACAAGCTACTTGCACTGACCA ATGACGATCAAGATGCCTTCTGGCTCGCCCAAGTCCACTTCGCGACAGGAAACTACACGCGCGCCCAAGCATTTCTCTCCAGCCAAGACCTCATCGCCAGAAACCCATCATGTCGCTATCTCGCCGGTCACTGCCTTATAAAACAGTCCCGCTTCGACGAAGCTCTTTCTATTCTCGGCGATCGTAACCCAACGCATCTTATAACCAATGGCGCGAGTAACAAGCGCAAGACTCAGCCACGCCACGGACGACGTCGCGATCcagctgctgaggaggaggctgccaATAGGAGATATGAAGCTGCTATGTGTTTTCTGCGTGGCATCTGCTACGCTAAACAGAATGCTTTTGATCGCGCAAAGGAGTGTTACAAAGACGCTGTGCGAATCGATGTCCAGTGCTTTGAGGCGTTCCAGCAACTGATGAGCAATTCGTTATTGTCGCCTGACGAAGAGTGGCAGTTCCTTGAGAGCTTGGACTTTGATTCTATTCATGTCTCTGGAGATGTCTCGTCTTCTCAGCAGGCTGCCGACTTTACTAAGATGCTTTACACGACGCGACTGTCCAAATACCGCAACCCTGCAGCCTTTGAGACAGCATACGATTCTCTCTCGACACATTACCACCTTGCATCAAATCCAGACCTACAGCTTGCTCGTGCAGATCTTCTCTATACGCAATGTCGGTACCGGGACGCTCTGAATATCACAAATGGGATCCTACAGGAAGACAAGTACAACTTCAGCGTGTACCCGGTCCATCTGGCCTGTTTGTTTGAGctgaaagagaagaaccTCCTTTTCTTGATTGCCCACGACCTGGCTGATAGTCACCCTGAAGAACCATGTTCATGGCTCGCAGTTGGTATTTACTACTTTTCGATTGGCAAAATCCCTGAGGCACGACGATATTTCAGCAAAGCGAGTATGATGGACGCACATTTTGGACCGGCATGGATTGGATTTGCACACACTTTTGCGGCCGAGGGCGAACACGACCAAGCAATTTCGGCCTACTCAACGGCAGCGAGATTGTTCATGGGAACACATTTGCCGCAAGTGTTTTTGGGCATGCAAAATCACgctctcaacaacatgaCGCTTGCGGAGGAGTTTTTGAAAACAGCCTATGGCCTTTGCAAAACAGACCCTTTACTCTTGAATGAAATGGGCATCGTGAAATACCACCAAGACAAACCCAAGGAGGCAGCACAGTACTTTACAGCAGCGCTTAAGATCGCTGATGATATGGATAGCGACCCTTCGGCTTGGTTGGCTACGAGAACAAATCTTGGACACGCTTTCAGAAGGCTGAGACACTTTAATCGAGCGCTCGCCGAGTTTGACGAGGTGCTAAGACAGGGAGGCAAGGATGCGGCCATCTTCAGCGCGAAGGGGCTGATTCTCATGGAACAGAGTAAGCCTGACGAGGCAGTGGTCGTTCTCCATGAAGCGCTGGCGATAAATCCTCAGGACAGCATCGCAACAGAGTTATTGAACAAAGCGCTAGAAGAGACGGCATTGATTGATGGCGCGGCAGAgtctgaagctgaggatctCCTGGACTTTGAGCGCACGTTGGGACAACGGAAGCATGATGCAGCCGTCAAGGTCAACGGGAGTCGAAAAACACCAGGGAGACCGGAGAAGGGTAAGGGGAGATTGAGACGAACGAGACGAATGACGGTTTTGGAGGACGAGGACGGCTCGCCTGAGAAGGAGGGTAGTATGATGGAGATGAGCGATGATGAATAA
- a CDS encoding hypothetical protein (BUSCO:EOG09264TJN) — MASSQPTRWAALARDTNETKIQLALNLDGGDFPPDTDSRLLNDGDSHASQASKSQKIAVNTGIGFLDHMLHALAKHAGWSLALNCKGDLHIDDHHTAEDVCIALGYAFAQALGTPAGLARFGYAYAPLDEALSRAVIDLSNRPYSVIDLGLKREWLGQLSTEMVPHCLQSFAQGARVTLHVHCLHGDNDHHRAESAFKALAVAIKAATTRIPGKEGEVPSTKGTLSA, encoded by the exons atggcttcttctcaacctaCCCGATGGGCTGCTCTCGCCCGTGATACAAACGAGACCAAGATTCAGCTTGCTCTTAACCTTGACGGCGGCGATTTCCCTCCGGACACTGACTCCCGTCTTCTCAATGATGGAGATAGCCATGCTTCTCAGGCTAGCAAGTCGCAGAAGATCGCTGTCAACACAGGAATTGGTTTCCTCGACCATATGCTTCATGCCCTAGCTAAGCATGCTGGATGGAGTCTTGCTCTGAACTGCAAGGGTGATCTTCACA TTGATGACCACCACACCGCAGAAGATGTCTGCATCGCCCTTGGTTATGCCTTCGCTCAAGCTCTCGGCACTCCCGCTGGTCTCGCCCGTTTCGGCTACGCCTACGCTCCCCTTGACGAGGCCCTTTCTCGCGCAGTCATCGATCTTTCCAACCGCCCCTACAGTGTTATTGACCTCGGTCTGAAGCGAGAGTGGCTTGGCCAGCTCAGCACCGAGATGGTCCCTCATTGTCTCCAGAGCTTTGCCCAGGGTGCTCGTGTTACGCTGCACGTCCACTGTCTCCACGGTGACAACGACCACCATCGAGCCGAGAGTGCTTTCAAGGCTCTTGCTGTTGCTATCAAGGCTGCTACCACAAGGATACCTGGTAAAGAGGGTGAGGTGCCTAGCACCAAGGGTACTCTGAGTGCGTAA
- a CDS encoding hypothetical protein (EggNog:ENOG41~MEROPS:MER0011829~BUSCO:EOG09262528), protein MMKKFARAYSSASATLGSNPVPPSKIQYIPTSGKYPKGFIASGVLAGVKPGNTSKPDIALVTSDRPCAAAGVFTKNKFQAAPVTYSRKLLQQKKNAGLRSVVVNSGNANAVTGTGGLDDATSMARTTDQRVGDEDSTIVMSTGVIGQRLPIQKILDKIPTAVSKAGSSHENWLDCAKAICTTDTFPKLMSRSFELPSSPGVEYRIAGMTKGAGMIAPNMATLLTILATDAPISPAVMPNVLRHAVDRSFNSITIDGDTSTNDTVALLANGAAGGKEVTSEQSPDYKAFQELLTEFSIDLAKYVVRDGEGATKFVTIRVVDSASEEAAREIGRSIAKSPLVKTALYGKDANWGRVLCATGYALISPPGQPVNDVPEITPERTNVSFVPTDGSAELKLLVDGEPEQVDEKRASEILAMEDLEIVVRLGTGDKSAVHYTCDFSHDYVTINGDYRT, encoded by the exons atgatgaagaaattTGCTCGTGCCTACTCTTCGGCGTCAGCCACCCTTGGCTCGAACCCTGTTCCTCCTTCAAAGATTCAATACATTCCTACTTCGGGAAAATATCCCAAAGGCTTTATCGCTTCAGGTGTTTTGGCTGGCGTCAAACCTGGCAACACCAGCAAGCCCGACATCGCCCTCGTCACTTCTGATCGTCCCTGCGCCGCCGCTGGTGTCTTCACAAAAAACAAGTTCCAGGCTGCTCCTGTAACCTATAGCAGGAAGCTTttgcagcagaagaagaacgcgGGCCTGCGAAGTGTAGTTGTCAATTCTGGTAATGCGAATGCTGTCACCGGCACCGGAggtcttgatgatgctacCAGTATGGCCCGCACGACAGATCAGAGGGTCGGCGATGAGGACTCTACTATTGTGATGAGCACTGGAGTCATTGGCCAGAG GCTGCCAATTCAGAAGATTCTCGACAAGATCCCTACAGCTGTTAGCAAGGCTGGCAGTTCTCACGAGAACTGGCTTGATTGTGCAAAGGCTATCTGTACGACAGATACTTTCCCTAAGCTCATGTCTCGATCCTTTgagcttccttcttctcctggtgTTGAGTATCGCATTGCTGGTATGACAAAGGGTGCAGGCATGATTGCCCCCAACATGGCGACTCTCCTTACCATCCTGGCTACCGATGCCCCTATCTCCCCTGCGGTCATGCCTAATGTTCTTCGACATGCGGTGGACCGATCGTtcaactccatcaccatTGATGGTGACACTTCCACCAATGATActgttgctcttcttgctaACGGTGCCGCTGGCGGAAAGGAGGTCACTTCTGAGCAGTCTCCAGACTACAAAGCCTTCCAGGAGCTCCTCACCGAGTTCTCTATTGACTTGGCCAAGTATGTCGTCCGAGATGGTGAGGGTGCTACCAAGTTTGTTACTATCCGTGTTGTCGACAGTGCTTCTGAGGAGGCAGCCCGTGAAATTGGTCGGTCGATCGCTAAATCCCCTCTCGTTAAGACTGCTCTGTACGGAAAGGATGCCAACTGGGGCCGTGTCCTTTGCGCCACCGGATATGCTCTCATTTCGCCTCCTGGCCAACCTGTGAATGACGTTCCTGAGATCACTCCCGAGCGCACCAATGTCTCCTTCGTCCCTACCGATGGCTCagctgagctgaagctgCTCGTGGACGGCGAGCCCGAGCAGGTCGACGAGAAGCGAGCATCGGAGATCCTCGCTATGGAAGACCTTGAGATCGTTGTCAGGTTAGGTACAGGCGACAAGTCTGCTGTACACTATACCTGCGACTTCAGCCATGACTATGTCACTATTAATGGTGACTACAGAACTTGA
- a CDS encoding hypothetical protein (BUSCO:EOG09262JZW): MSTEAEGSAPAPQTTENNDVKTEKKEQAQPQKPKEQQQAAPAGEKKLSGAELKKKAKEEKAARRAQAKATQASQGPSQGGQQASGDGKGGKAKPKQDGQHQHQQHGSAKLPIRPAAATAVVKDDKPSIPDCFSHLSMARRIEMTNADKDVHPAVLVLGEHMSAFVISDSITRLEATLYAFQKVIDSYTTPPGFTFSRHFTPHVLNPQIEYLTACRPMCFSMGNAIRWLKLQISKVDVDLHDNDVKKLLKESIDNYIRERITLADYVIVETAANMICDGDVVLTYAHHHLVERTLLQARKKKIDFRVILVDDPYERVGIDHAKRLSAAGIQVTYASDFGALQTHLYEATKVFLAAEAIFSNGAMYARAGSCDIATAASDMNVRVVALCETVNFTERVSIDSLTYNEIDPERSTDVGFRLLFDTTRDTYISVVVTELGNSSATSVPAILRKLEEL, encoded by the exons ATGTCCACAGAAGCCGAGGGTTCGGCCCCTGCGCCGCAGACCACAGAGAATAACGATGTGAAGACGGAAAAGAAGGAGCAGGCCCAGCCTCAGAAGCCCAAAGAACAGCAACAAGCAGCGCCcgctggcgagaagaagttATCCGGCGCtgaattgaagaagaaggccaaggaggaaaaggctgCCAGAAGAGCGCAAGCCAAGGCTACCCAGGCTTCACAGGGCCCATCGCAAGGCGGTCAACAGGCGTCCGGTGATGGGAAGGgaggcaaagcaaagcctAAGCAGGACGGgcaacatcagcaccagcaacatGGCAGTGCAAAACTCCCTATTCGACCAGCGGCAGCGACGGCTGTAGTTAAGGACGACAAGCCTTCGATACCAGACTGCTTTAGCCACCTCTCCATGGCTAGGCGGATAGAAATGACAAATGCCGACAAGGACGTCCATCCTGCGGTCTTGGTTCTCGGTGAGCACATGAGCGCGTTCGTTATCAGTGATAGTATCACACGACTCGAGGCGACGCTGTATGCTTTCCAAAAA GTTATCGACTCTTACACAACTCCTCCTGGCTTCACTTTCTCCCGCCATTTCACACCTCACGTTCTCAACCCCCAGATCGAGTACCTCACAGCATGCCGCCCCATGTGCTTCTCAATGGGCAACGCCATCCGGTGGCTGAAGCTCCAGATCAGCAAAGTGGATGTCGATCTTCACGACAACGACGTGAAGAAACTCCTCAAGGAGTCCATTGACAACTACATTCGTGAGCGCATCACTCTCGCAGACTACGTGATTGTTGAGACTGCTGCCAACATGATTtgcgatggcgatgttgtACTCACATacgctcatcatcacctcgtCGAGCGCACTCTTCTCCAGGCTCGCAAGAAAAAAATTGACTTCCGCGTGATTCTTGTCGATGATCCTTATGAGCGCGTCGGCATCGATCACGCCAAAAGGCTCTCCGCCGCTGGCATCCAAGTCACCTATGCTTCCGATTTTGGTGCTCTGCAAACACATCTCTATGAGGCAACTAAGGTTTTCCTCGCAGCCGAAGCCATCTTTAGCAACGGTGCTATGTACGCTCGCGCTGGCTCATGCGATATCGCCACGGCAGCTTCTGATATGAACGTCCGCGTTGTGGCACTCTGCGAGACGGTCAATTTCACAGAGCGTGTATCCATCGACTCTCTCACATACAACGAAATCGACCCCGAGCGATCCACCGATGTCGGCTTCCGCTTGCTCTTTGACACTACCCGCGATACGTATATTTCGGTGGTTGTGACGGAGCTAGGCAATTCCTCTGCCACGTCTGTGCCTGCGATTCTTAGAAAATTAGAGGAGTTGTAA